A genome region from Deltaproteobacteria bacterium includes the following:
- the pxpB gene encoding 5-oxoprolinase subunit PxpB — protein sequence MWPKIRPSGDSAVLVEFENRIDPEVNRSVRSLALAIESEALPGIKEVLPAYRALMVVYDPLEIEYRPLENKIYFWIKKAKNIDLPPGRFFRLPTVYGALHGPDLQRVAETTHLSPEKVIQMFSETRFMVYFIGFICGLAYLGGLPESLRVPRLATPRTLVPAGSVGLAGGQANAISTDQPSGFNYIGRTFVNLYTPHLFPPVPFLSGDEIQFIPVAEEEAMKAKGKLAMDFL from the coding sequence ATGTGGCCTAAAATCCGCCCCTCGGGGGATAGTGCGGTCCTGGTGGAGTTTGAAAACCGGATTGATCCTGAGGTCAACCGGTCCGTGCGCTCCCTGGCGTTGGCCATCGAATCCGAAGCACTTCCGGGGATCAAAGAAGTTTTGCCCGCTTACCGGGCTCTGATGGTGGTCTATGATCCACTGGAGATTGAATATCGGCCTTTAGAAAATAAAATATATTTTTGGATAAAAAAAGCTAAAAATATAGATCTTCCTCCTGGGCGATTTTTCCGATTACCCACAGTTTATGGGGCATTACATGGGCCTGACCTCCAGCGGGTCGCTGAAACCACGCATCTTTCACCAGAAAAAGTGATTCAAATGTTTTCCGAAACCCGTTTTATGGTTTATTTTATCGGGTTTATCTGCGGCCTGGCTTATCTTGGGGGGCTTCCCGAATCACTCCGGGTCCCCCGTCTGGCAACTCCCCGGACCCTCGTGCCCGCGGGTTCGGTGGGGCTGGCTGGCGGGCAGGCGAATGCGATTTCAACGGATCAACCTTCCGGCTTCAATTATATTGGACGAACTTTTGTCAACCTTTATACCCCCCATCTTTTTCCCCCCGTTCCTTTTTTATCGGGAGATGAAATTCAGTTTATACCGGTGGCTGAAGAAGAGGCCATGAAGGCTAAGGGTAAGCTGGCGATGGATTTTCTATGA
- a CDS encoding biotin-dependent carboxyltransferase family protein — protein sequence MKAFEVSNPGIFTTIQDLGRPGYMKYGTPASGVADSFSAQVANLLVGNPPGAALLEITLFRLELLALNDLIIAVTGGNLSPNLNGKSLPMWQALALREGERVAFRARKEGFRAYLAIQGGFSGREFLGSRSVFVRGLMGNVLQTGEILEIANPVTQSIPFRKILQEMIPIFSNKNILRVILGPQDDRFTQKGMETFLSSAYRVNSQSDRMGYRLEGPTIEHLQGSDIISEPIARGAIQVPGDGLPILLLWDAQVSGGYTKIANVISADLGRLAQVMPGENLRFQSVTLEEAHQALREEKLRFERVEREIERQG from the coding sequence ATGAAAGCCTTTGAAGTTTCCAATCCGGGCATCTTCACCACGATTCAAGATCTTGGCCGGCCAGGGTATATGAAATATGGTACGCCAGCTTCAGGCGTAGCTGATAGCTTTTCGGCCCAAGTGGCCAATTTGCTCGTTGGCAATCCTCCGGGCGCAGCCCTTTTGGAAATCACCCTTTTCCGGCTTGAACTTCTGGCTCTAAATGATCTCATCATTGCCGTGACCGGTGGAAATCTTTCACCTAACTTAAATGGAAAATCTTTACCCATGTGGCAGGCCTTGGCTCTGCGGGAAGGCGAGCGGGTGGCCTTCCGGGCAAGGAAGGAAGGATTTCGAGCCTACCTGGCGATTCAAGGGGGGTTTTCTGGGAGGGAATTTTTAGGCAGCCGTTCGGTTTTCGTTCGCGGCTTGATGGGCAATGTACTGCAAACGGGTGAGATCCTGGAAATCGCCAACCCAGTCACGCAATCCATCCCCTTTAGAAAAATTTTACAAGAAATGATCCCCATCTTTTCTAATAAAAATATCTTGCGGGTGATCCTCGGCCCGCAGGATGATCGCTTTACTCAGAAGGGAATGGAAACGTTTCTTTCATCGGCATACCGGGTGAACTCCCAATCGGACCGTATGGGGTATAGATTGGAGGGCCCAACGATCGAGCACCTGCAAGGTTCGGATATCATCTCCGAGCCCATCGCCCGCGGGGCGATCCAGGTTCCGGGAGATGGATTGCCTATCCTTTTGCTCTGGGATGCTCAGGTTTCCGGAGGTTACACCAAGATCGCCAATGTGATCTCTGCGGATCTGGGCCGCCTGGCCCAAGTCATGCCCGGGGAAAACTTGCGTTTCCAATCAGTAACTCTGGAGGAAGCCCATCAGGCGTTGCGAGAAGAAAAGCTTCGGTTTGAACGGGTAGAGAGAGAGATCGAAAGACAAGGTTGA